TTTATTCAAGAAAGTCGAACACCAATTCAATGCGTACCAGGTATACCAATCCCTGAGTCATAGACATCACAGCGAATCCATACTACTCTTTCTTCGGTATTGGGGTGAATCACTTCATCTTCTTCCATTGGAACCGAAAGTTTTACCCGGCCACTGGGGTTACCACTTAGTTTACTGTCTCGATGCATATCTTCAGAATCCACAGGTCCACATCTATTGCCATTTTGATCGCCTTTTCCCCGAGATGTAGATGAATCATTCCTAGTTCTTTCTGTGACAGTCGTGTGATTCGAAGAAATCTTCTGAGAGTCCTGTTTGATCACATTGTGCGGCTCAGTGACCACACAAAGGTTGATTCCAACCTTGCCTTCATGAGTAAACTTGATGGCATTGCTGTTAAAGATTAGGAAATCTTTTACAACGTAGTTTGACTTTATAGAACATAGATAGAATCCAAAGAAAGTTTCAAGCTTTTATTACCTGACCAAGTTTGTAAGGATTTGGCGAATCCTCAGTACGTCTCCAATAACCTGAATTTCAAGAGTTCTCTCATTAACTACCTACAACCAAATAGGCCTGCCCATTCTCGACAAGCTTCAAGTTAAGAGGATCCATTACCTCCACGGGAACATCATCTGCTACATTTCCTTCCAAGGTTAATATTTTCTGTAGTGACGCTGCTGCTGTTTGGAGTACATGCTTTACTACCTCTCGTGGTCTAAACTTTGTAGCTTCCAATTTCATAACTCCTAAAAGAGTATGAAATTAGTTTCTGTAAATACAGATTGATCTATTCGAATTTTATCATATCTAAATAAGATTTGCTAAGATAAGGTACAAAGTCACACCTGATTCCACCTTGGAAAGATCGAGGATGTCATTTATCAGTTGAAGAACTAAATCACCAGAAGATACCATTACGTTCACCATCTGTCGCTGTTCTTTCTCAAGTCTAGTCGAGGAAAGAATCTCTGCCATGCTAACGACTCCGGATAGTGGAGATCTTATCTCATGAGACATGGTTGCTAGCATTTGCTTTGCCCGCATCGATTCCTCTGCCACATTAATGGAAAGGACAAATGGAGTCGAGTTTTAACTACAAATTATACGAATTTGTGTATAATATGAATTTCGTATAACCTGTTATGTGTATTGTTTTGTTGAGTTCTGTTTCTTTGGCTTTTTGCACAGCCATTTCCTCTCTAAGCTTTCCCATCTTCTCCCTTTTCCTCACCTGTGGCACAATCACAACCACAAGAGTAAGAAACAAAAGCCATAAGGTGAAGACCTTGCAACCATACCAAAAGCTACATCTATGACAATAGTGcaactcaatttttttaaacaacACAACAATGTAAGCACCATGTTTCAAATCTATGCACATAAATAGCCTCACGACTACCAGCAACTGTGACTACCCAAGGGAAACTGCTATTGTTACACAATGACACTGGAACAttcaaaatatgaaaataagatTCTTTCCCCTTTATGACAGCAATGAGCAGGCCACTGATCAATACTTGGTGTATTGTAAAAAGAGTATTTGGAGGTTAAACTAGATTCCGCATCTCAAATATTCAGAAAGTTGAATAACCTGATCAGTTACTTCCATTCCCATATAATTTACACCAATTGTATCTCCAGCTTTGCTGAAAACAGGTTCCACATAAATTAAAAACGTTTTTGATCCAAACAGCTCTGTCTCAAAGGTGATTTCCCTCTTTGCTGGTAATCCTCTTTCAAGAACTTCTCTTTTGAAATCTTGAGATTCCTTTACACCAGCGCCACTAAAGATCTCTATATCCGTTTTTCCTATTATGTCCTGTAAAAACAGCTAAAAAGTTTGAGAACAATTAAATAATCAATTTCTTGAATAGGCTTTATGAAATCAGGTATAGTTTACCTCCTCACGCAAACTTGGGAAATGGTTAAAGATGAATCGGTACCGCAGTTCTTTATCCTgtaaatacatatttaattaaaaaccaaaaagatgatttgaattaaatgtaAGATGAGTAAAAGTTATGGCCTGATTCTTGAAACCAAATGAATAGTAATATTTTAATCTGAACTCAAAAAAACGAAACAGAGGTGAAACTATTGCGCAGTATACTATATACAAAAGGCATACCTGGTGTCCTATCACAACCGGTGCATTTTGGAGGACGAAATGCAAGAAATTGTCAGCTCTCGCCAAAACCTGTGATAATTCCGCCACAGGAGAGGATTGCCTTTCAAGATTTTCGATACTTTCCTGAAGTTTTTCATGTAACACCTGCTCTCTTAGAATACTAGCCTCCAGAAGCTTCTCCAAACTCATGGCACGTTGCTTCCAGTAAATTATACTGTTATATTCAGCATCCACTTCTACTTTCTCATCTCGAAAAACAACAGTATTCTTCCTCTGAGGAGAATCTtgatataaatatttcaaattttcatcAAGGATAGAAATGGGGCGCTTATCGCCACCATATCCATCTTGCTCGAACCGGTGCTCCTCCAATATCTCCAATTTCTTGAGTTCAACTTCTTGCTGTTGTTTGTTAAGGTTGTCCAGCTCTTCTCTGAGAAGGCGCACAGCATTAGCCTGCTTATATTCCCAGTTCTTAACTAAATTTGCCAATTGCCAGTTACCCTTGTCACTGTAATTCGTTAGCTCCATGAGGCGCTTAAAATCAACTATGTTTGGTTCCTTATTAATTACAACCTCTTCCAACATATCTTGATCTGCTCCTGGCCTTTCAACATTAAATTGCCTCCCAGCTTCATTTATGTCTTCTGGCCACATCGAAGATAGGACAACGTCCATGTCTTCCGATTGATCCGTCTCAATCTCACAACCCATTTTCAAGTTCGGTTTAATAAATCTAAGGGACGACTTTCCACTATCGATCTGACTATGAATTCAATGAAACCATACAAACTCAATTACTACATCTCATAAAGGCTTGATTCTTGCCACTGTGTGATGTTTTTATGTCCTGAacattgtcaaaaaaaaaaacacatttcTGATGGTTCAATTTAAAGTTGTGTAGGAAAATAGAAGTAGAAACTAGACtaaaacaacaacaacaaaGGAAAAAAGCCGTCACTTTTCGAATATAGCAGGAACGATGAAAAATATTCGATAAATTAATCATGAAACAAAATTTTCCAATGCTTTGAACAAAATCCACCCGTTAAACAATATAGAAAAGAAAAGAACTGTATTGTTTGGTCAAAATCCACACCCTTCTCCCAACAAAGTTCGATCACAAATTTTGAAAGTATATAAGATATGAACttctatttttcaaaaaaaaaaaagtttgacTTCCATTATAATCAAATGAAACGAACAGAACCATTAATCAAGGTTGTTTATTTCTTTCTGATTCATCCCCGTTCATAGTTGACTTTGATTCCAGAAAATAAAACCAAATAAGCTCTAAATTTGAATGTTATCAAGTTCAAAAGTTCAATAAAACACCTCAGTTCTTTTAGCAGGCAACGAAAATGAAAACACGAGAAACTTGAAATCCGAGTTTCATTAACTCAGATTCAACGATCTTCTCTATTAGCACATAGCAATGATATGATAATGGAGAAAAACACGCATTGCCAATCAGAATAAAGATTAAAACGCATAAACCCGTGCAAGAAACCAAATCAAACTGACCTGGAAAGCCGACCTTTGATGATTCCAAGACCTATTTGATATTCACTTCTCTACTTGAAGAAGAACGAAAGTTTAAGTTCATTAACATTAACGTCCCAAAACCTTTTCACTGTAGATCTGAAAGAATCTCTATGGGGTGCTGAgacaaagaaaaaaaatacactAATGGGCCAAGTTTTTTGAGCGAATAGAAAATGTATATTGGTAAGAGGACTCAGAGGATTGCATGTGCCGttgaaaataaagaaaaacGAAAAACCCCAAACAAAAATGGAAACTTTGTGTGTGGCAGAAAGAGATAATAGTAAGAAATTCAAGAATCCATGTGCATTTGAGGTGAAAAATATTGCAAGAAAGTGGCTGCTTACCCTTCTTCTATATTGCTTATTAACTGTTCAACAATGTACGTCTCTCTCACGCATAAACACACGTACATTACGTGCTTACTCTGTGTAATTTTTCTTGGTTCTATTCATGGTACGCATTGATGGTGAAATGAGCCGACTTTTCAACTCTTGTTTCTgtgtaaatatttatatatttgagtCTGTACACATTTGAAATGATTGTATTTAATAATCAACACAAAGTATGCGGGAGAAGAGAGTGTTTCTGCGAGTCTGTAGTGAGAGAGAGACGATTTTTTTCCGGATTTCTTCCCCGCCATGTACGAGGTTACGATATGTCGGCGCGTGTGGAAACGCGCAGCTTATATATTATTGTTCGTTCCACTTTTGCGtgtttgaataattttttttataattattctaGTTTATAttcaagagtgagtctcatgtgagaccgtcttacggatcttaatctgtgagacgggtcaactctactcatattcacaataaaaagtaatacttttagcataaaaaataatattttttcatggatgatccaaataagatatccgtctcacaaatacaactcgtgagaccgtctccacaagtttttgtctatacTCAAATAAAGATCATgttataattttgaaaaaaaatgagaTATTAAACCTCAATTATGAATAATTGAattgaaaaaagcaaaaaaCAAATGAGTAAGTTTTTTATGAAACGGTATCATgaatagacaaaaacttgtgtgagacggtctcacggatcatattttgtgagacggatctttatttaggtaatccatgaaaaagtattactttttatgctaagggtattactttttatggtgaatatgggtagagttgacccgtctcacagattgagatccgtgagacggtctcacatgagacctactctcatgaatatttatctgtgagacggatcaaccatatcgatattcacaataaaaagtaatattcttagcataaaaagtaatattttttcatggatgatccaaataagatatctgtctcacaaaatatgatatgTGAAACCGTCccatacaaatttttgtcaaaacaaaaaAGCCAGGTAGGATAAAAGCACCAAATACTTCTATTAAGAGGaacttaataaataataaggatatATGTCTCTATTTCTTGTATAAATTCTAATTATTTTTTGCTACCCCATCCCATCCTGTTATTGTTAGAATCCAAACTTTTTTTTTGTAGAAAATTCAAAATCATtcgcaaaataaaatattataaaatatcttCACATgcctaataataataataataataatagtaggCATCTAAAAAACGATAACGAACTTGTATGGAAACTACAAAAACTAGCCACCGGATACGTAAAGTTTTTAGTTAAAAGTGTATACTAACAAATTTAGTGCAATTTTTTGGGACAAAATTCATTTTGAAAATGAGGTAGTTGAGCAGATTGTAATATTGAGAGATGTAATATAGAAGTGGATTATAATCTATATTTTTCTTACTTTAATAAAGGTTAATTAAATCTATCGAATGAAGTTTATCTAACCctctattattttatttcttgattTTGCATAATTGTGAGAAAAATTAGCCTCTCGTTGTTGATAAGACGATGAATTTAGGCTACATGATTTAAGGAATCTCGATCCTTGAGCATTTCGAagcacttttttaaaaaataattgaatGAAAAGGTTGTGATTAGATGTTAATACACCAATTTAGTATTAATTATTAGTAATTAATGAAATGTACAACTAAGCTATATTCCTTCTTTCTCATGTTTATGGCTTTCGTGTCATAATCGCAATTCCTCCATGTGACGATCACAAAACCCTCCTCTCTTTTTTTTGGGGGGGAAAAATTagcaaatgttttttttttcagttaCATGTGGAACGAGGTTTTTTCATATCACCTAAAATCGAACTCACACATTTCTTCTGTCGAAAGATATTTACATTACTGTACAATAACTGATATCAGAGCAATGTTTGATATCAAGTCATCAGAGGCATAGCCAGGAAATTTTTTCATCTTAGACTCTGATTCAACGGAACTCAGGTTGAAACTTGAAAGaacaataaatatttgacttaCTAATGAGTTTTACAAAAGATTAACCTaatctataattaaaaaaaataatcatattttttttacctTGGGTTGGAACCTACTCCAGTCTTTGTGGTGGCTCCGTCTCTTTCAGTCATGCGGGTGCTTTTTTTTTACttcttttaaaatttgattCTATTGT
The Primulina eburnea isolate SZY01 chromosome 5, ASM2296580v1, whole genome shotgun sequence genome window above contains:
- the LOC140832011 gene encoding histidine kinase 5-like — translated: MGCEIETDQSEDMDVVLSSMWPEDINEAGRQFNVERPGADQDMLEEVVINKEPNIVDFKRLMELTNYSDKGNWQLANLVKNWEYKQANAVRLLREELDNLNKQQQEVELKKLEILEEHRFEQDGYGGDKRPISILDENLKYLYQDSPQRKNTVVFRDEKVEVDAEYNSIIYWKQRAMSLEKLLEASILREQVLHEKLQESIENLERQSSPVAELSQVLARADNFLHFVLQNAPVVIGHQDKELRYRFIFNHFPSLREEDIIGKTDIEIFSGAGVKESQDFKREVLERGLPAKREITFETELFGSKTFLIYVEPVFSKAGDTIGVNYMGMEVTDQVRKREKMGKLREEMAVQKAKETELNKTIHITEESMRAKQMLATMSHEIRSPLSGVVSMAEILSSTRLEKEQRQMVNVMVSSGDLVLQLINDILDLSKVESGVMKLEATKFRPREVVKHVLQTAAASLQKILTLEGNVADDVPVEVIGDVLRIRQILTNLVSNAIKFTHEGKVGINLCVVTEPHNVIKQDSQKISSNHTTVTERTRNDSSTSRGKGDQNGNRCGPVDSEDMHRDSKLSGNPSGRVKLSVPMEEDEVIHPNTEERVVWIRCDVYDSGIGIPENAIPTLFKKYMQVGSDTARKYGGTGLGLAICKQLVELMGGYLTVSSAEHFGSTFTFIIPYKVSSVDDGSDDPDELSDIENQEVTDDDDSGSGVFVFQPRTLGSLFLSQSSGRIQKLTTNCLGFNASYKCNGLFEDSLSPSSNITYKETSSEEDTCSAQTISELDVSLCQNLDLGNANSAATYEQSSSEIDGRIQKHTGEVLETSVHSETYQAPVRTERNSEFSSSNSPEVLKSEVKPKILLVEDNKINVMVTKSMMKQLGHNIDVVNNGAEAVRAIQQQDFDLILMDVCMPVMDGLQATRLIRSFEETGSWEDAVKAGIDLQSPPSHSSPNSGLEKSRKRIPIIAMTANALSESGNECFANGMDSFVSKPVTFQNLRRCLSQYLP